Below is a genomic region from Helianthus annuus cultivar XRQ/B chromosome 2, HanXRQr2.0-SUNRISE, whole genome shotgun sequence.
atataaccgatatatcactgaattgttagtgttaaattgctatttatataaattttgcatgatattaaaattaccgatatccctcagatatctcaccgagataacctatatctcaaatatcggtgcTTCACCGacatccgatattttaccgcattaactgtaTAGCATAGACGTGTGTCTCACGTACaagcttggttttaaaaaaagcgCGTAGTGATCCAATGCGGCCGATGTGTGATGCGTAATGCTTGGTCCTTCACTGATAtgcgatattttaccgcattaactgtaTAGCATAGACTTGTGTCTCACGTACaagcttggttttaaaaaaaagcGCGTAGTGATCCAATGCGGCCAATGTGTGATGCGTAATGCTTGGTCCTTCActgatatccgatattttaccacATTAACTGTATAGCATAGACGTGTGTCTCACGTACaagcttggttttaaaaaaagcgCGTAGTGATCCAATGCGGCCGATGTGTGATGCGCAATGCGCGTAGTGCGTGCATCATGTATGTAagttattaaaaaatattaaaaaaatatttatggaTATTAGAACACTAAAATGTGAGATATGCTAATAATCTCTAGTCAGATTTGTTCAATCGATGGTCTAATTTGTTTAGGTAGTTAAATTATTTGCTCAATGAATGGGTAGATTTGTTCATAAGATTGAAAAGGTCAAACTCATTGCAATCACGGTCCAATTTGTTCAAGTAGTGGTTAGCTGTGTAAGACGCCGCATTAGACCACATCATGTGATGCACCCTTGATGCACGCATTTTGAAACCAAGCGTACAAGATGCGCGTGCCTGGATTTTGAGACCTAAACCTAAGTAGTTAATgtggtaaaatatcggatatcggtcaaggaccgatatttgagatatcggttatggcggtgggatatcggtaattttaatatcatgctaaatttatatatatagcaatttaacactaacaattgtaatAAGTATGAACagactaagacttaaaacactaacatttaacagtaacaactaacaattaagacttaaaacactaatagcagcaataagaagaaaaatgaacggtagaaataagaagaatggtactgatatcgggaaaatcggtgatttatcgatcaaatatcggTCCTATATCCGTCAAATATCAGACAATATCGCTGATATTATCGGTACTgatattctgaccgatattttGTACCGCTCTCTCGgcaggggaccgataaccgatatatcactgatatatcggttgatatatcgggatattaGCTACATAGACCTAAACGCCTCGGAGCGTCTaacgcttttttaaaccaaggttgCCACTTGATTTATGAAAACATCAGTTCTGTGTATTTAGTTTGGAGATATAAATGGGTTCATGTGTCTATATATTCGCTGGTAACCGTTGTCTTCTTTGATTGCAGATTGGTTATAGTATGGGCAGGACGAGGGAACGTGCTTGGAGAGGCTCAAGCATTCACCCACTAAAACCGACACAAAAGGTTTGTGGGAAAACTTCAAATTTTGTATATTCAGTTGGCATGTGGTCTTAGTGCAGCAGTAACTGTATGCATCAATATAATAACAGTAATTGCATAATCATGCCTAGATAAATTGAGGCGTTTTTGTAACAAGGTTTATATGTAAAAACAAGTAAACAACATATGCATAAATCATGAAAGGATTATTTGATAAATAGGTTGACGTGTAAAACATATGAGAGAGACGCATCTTCAGGTTATAAATAGAGTTCAAATGGTTTTTACTTTTACGTAGACGCGCGCGTCTTGCACTTTGGCTTTTGGGACTTAAACGCCTTGCAGCGCTTCttataggggtgcaaacgagccgagccgagcccgagctcgaccaggctcgagctcgagctcgtttaacatatgaaagctcgagcttgagctcagcacgaaggtaatttttcaagcttgagctcggctcgggctcgactcgtttagtatttattaattaatttatattaattataattattattatatacatataatttagttatttttttatatttatataaatggtaagtattactatataaatatatgtttaataaattaataaaaaatatataaatggaaagctcgtttaggctcgcgagccggctcgagctcgataagtgaagctcaggctcgagctcgtttactaaatgagcttgtttttaggcccgggctcgagctcgagctcgtttaagctcggctcgttcgagcttttttttgagccgagctcgagtagctcggctcgtttgcacccctagctTCCTACTTTTTTAAACCAAATTTGCCACTTGATTTATTTAGTCATCAATTCTGTGCTTTTAGTCAAGAAATATATATTGGTTCATGTGTCTATATATTTACATGTAATTGTTGTTTTCTTTGCTTGCAGATTAGTTCTATAACGGGCAAGACAAAGGAATGTGCTCGGGGAAACACAAACACTCAGATACCAAATAAGAAGCTAAAACCGACAACAAAGGTTTGGGGAAAAACTTCGAATTTTGTGTATTCAAATAATAAATATACAATAAATAATACCCAAATCACCCAAACTCAAAAATCAAGAATGTGTATAAAATAGTCAACAAGAAAGCAAATGAAGATGAATAACAAAGTCGGTTTGGAATTAAATGAAAAACAACAAAGAACATCAACAACTCTTCGTTCCAGCTATACTTTGTATGTAGACTAAcatgtattctttttttttttttttttttttttttttttttttatctttttagttACTCGATGATGATAGTGATGTAGAAATGTTTGAGCCTAAGCAGCAACACTGCGAGTTGATTGAAATTGTGTCTTCTACGTCGGTTTCTGTATGTATATCTCTATCTCTATCTCTCAATTATGTCATAACTTGGTGATTTTTGTTAAGTCTTCTGggtgaaagaacattccaaacatGCCAGAATAGAGAACGCGCTTAATAATTtacgggtcaaaatgggtcggGTCCAGTCTAGTTGAATTTCATATACATCTATATTCTCTAGAAACATCCTAAATATCAtttcatatacatatatatgcaaACCAAATTCTAATTTCTTAATATCATATATATCCCTCTTAAATAATTAATATATCATATTTACCCATTCTAATGTATTTCAATAACACAATTCATGATATTACCATTTACCTTTAGTTTTCTCAAAATTTCACATTACACATTTTTTTAACTCGGTTTTTACTGCTTTTGTTTTTTACTTCGACTTCCCGTATTTTGTTACAGTTTTTTCTGCTATCTATGGAAGTTTTTTTTTACTGTATTATCCAGCAACAAATAGCATTAGCTCTTCATTCCAATCATACAGAATAACATGTATTGCTTTCTATTTGTAGTtacttgatgatgatgatgatgatgatgatgatgttgataatGATGGTagcggtggtgatgatgatgatgatgatgatgatgttgataatGATGGTAGTgccggtgatgatgatgatgatgatgttgataatGATGGTAGTgccggtgatgatgatgatgatgacaatgTAGAAATATCAACCTCGAAGCAAGAACATTGTGAGTCGGTTTCTGTATGTATCTCCCTACCTCTCAATTATGTTATACATGCATTCCTATGATTAATATTAGACAAGGAAACGAAGTGAAAGTCCGCTTTTTTGTTAGTCGTTTGGGTGAAAATTAGACTTGTAatcgaaccgaacgaacacgaacatatgcatgttcgtgttcgtttgttaagaaaatgggcatgttcgtgttcgtttatggttgtttgtttaaaacccaaacgaacagttcatgaacataaacgaacataaacaaacaaatataaaacaacacaaatgaacataaatgaCCAAACATAAACAGACATAAAGTAGTTGTTTTATCTAAAAATTATTGATTAATTAAGATAAGTTATATTGGAAAGCCCTTTTAAATTATCAATTAGTTATACGTATATAAATAGTTACAAAACctcttttatatttatataaatataacccatatgtatttattaaaatgttaacgaacataaacggacattcacgaacataaatgaactaaCACATGTTCATAttcgttcgtttaattaaatgaacaaataatttttttcatgtttgttcgtttatttaataaacaaacataaacgaacttgcCGTTGAACAAGTTTTTTTATCTAAAAATTATTGATTAATTACGATAAGTTATATTGGAAAGCCCTTTTAAATTATCAATTAGTTATACGTATATAAATAGTTACAAAACCTCTTTTATATTTACATAAATATAACCTCATATGTATTTATTAAAATGTTAACGAACATAAACGGacattcacgaacataaatgtgTGTTCATGTccgttcgtttaattaaatgaacaaataattttgttcatgtttgttcgtttatttaataaacaaacataaacaaacttcccgctgaacaagttcatgaacagtcaatgaacattcggttcgtttacaggcctagacTGAAAAATTTCCAATCATCTACCATAAAGAAAGTGCGATCTATAAGCATGAATGACCACACTGACTTCACAAATGCTTGTATTTATATAATTGTAAGAACAAATTGTTTTCAGTTTATACGTGATCTTATTAGTCACTACATGCATCGATATATCAACACTAATTGTATCCTTATGCCTTCATAAATTGAGGCCATTATATAATGGTGCTTTGATTTAGAAAGATTCATTTGTCAAATTTAGGGTTTGTAGGAAAATTAGGATCTGTAGGAAGTTTATATGTAAAAACAATCAAACGGATGCAAAGGTTGTGAGGTTTTACTAGAATAGATTGACATGTCAAAAAATATAAGAGCGGTGCAACTTTTGTTGTAGATAAAGCTTATATGGTTGTACTTAGACGCGTGCCCAGGGCTGCAAACAAACCAAACGTTCAGTGAACAATTCATGAAccgttcggtgggaagttcgtttgtgttcgttcgtttatttgacaaacaaacacgaacatgaacagagACCGCGATCCTTCAtatatgttcgtgaacgttcggtaacttttccgtttatgttcatttgtgttcgatagttcattagtgtttttagtttttatattttattgagttaactgccattttcgtccctgtggtttggtcactttggccatttcagtccatttttcaaaaatgcgccattttcctccccgacgttctggaaaggtgccatttcagtccaaaaatcataacccagttaagtcggttagtaaataaggactgattgtgtaaatttgtaacataaaggaccatttaagtaaatattaaacaccaccaccactagccctgccaccaccaccactccgctgccaccaccaccaccaccaccaccgccaccaccgccaccacagccctgccaccaccaccactccgctgccaccaccaccaccgccaccgccaccacagccctgccaccaccaccactccgctgccaccaccaccactgccatcaccaccaccacacactctctctctactctctctctctatgctctgcaatcaccaccaccatcacctttaCCTCTCTACTCCGGTGACCGGAGTAAATCCGACCATCTTTCCGACACCCCACACCCCCACGTGTTAATCTTCTGTTTCTGTCGATCTGGGTCGAATTGAACGGACATCTGAAGTTCCTTAGATCCCCACAAACATTTTACACCCCTCACAACGCTCAAACACATCGATTTTAGCCGGAACCGAACCTGCAACTTCGCCGGAATCTTCACAGTGGCCGGAATCAGTCAACACGTCGTTCCAGCCGTTAACGGTTCGTTTTTCTTGTTCCGGTTCATTCGTTTATACTTGTACAATGTTTGCACCAGGTTAATTGGAATATAACCTGATTTTGGTCGTTAATTTGAGCCGTTGACTTTCCTGTTTGACCTTCTGTTGACCGCTTTGGGGGAGATGACACTGTTGACATCTGTGagagtggtggtggcagggctgtggtggtgcGGTGATGAACgacaaattcatcatcatcatcatcgcctCTATTAATATTTGAAGGAAGCAACAGTAACAGCAGCAAGAACATTATCAGCAACAACATTATCATCAACAAaattggtggtggcggtggcagcggagtggtggtggtggtggtggcagcggagtggtggtggtggcggtggtggtggtggcggtggtggtggtggcggtggcagcggagtggtggtggtggcggtggtggtggtggcagcggagtggtggtggtggcggtggcagcggagtggtggtggtggcagggctagtggtggtggtgttacaaatttacacaatcagtcctttatgttacaaatttacacaaccagtccttatttactaaccgacttaactgggttatgatttttggactgaaatggcacctttccagaatgtcggggaggaaaatggcgcatttttgaaaaatggactgaaatggccaaagtgaccaaaccacagggacgaaaatggcagttaactctattttatttaaatacttcaaaatgacaaataaaatatttaccaAGTGTCGGTGTATTGTATATTCTATTCATGAACGCTTCATTGttttcgtttgtttccatttgtgttcatgaacgtttgttgcctaaaattaacaaaagaacaaaaacgaacacgaacaagttcatttctttaacaaacgaacacggaaataaaatctcgttcgataagtgttcatgaaccgttcatgaacacatatatttcttaacaaacaaacccgaacaaggtcttgttcatgTACCAAGTGGGCTAGCCCCACATCTTATGTTGATATCTTTTGAATTTGTTTTAGAGTAAAgttacatggatggtccctgtggttaaccaaaattttggatttagtccctagTTTTTTAAAAGTACGCGAATGGTCCccgtggtttgcactttgtaacgtatttagtccccaatttttgccaaaagtacacggatggtgaTGGTCcgtgtggtttgcattttgtaacacatttagtccccaacctTTGCCAagagtacacggatggtcctgtgttttgcactttgtaacgcatttattATCGTTAAGTCTTACCAATTATAGATTTTGTTATTCTTAGGTTTTAGCAGAAGCTTCCAAGAAAATCTCTTCTTCAGTGACTAGTAAAGCTGATGACATCATCATCACAAACCAGAAAGAAATTGACACCACCGGAGAGTCTCGAAAAGAGATGAATGTAATTGAAGATGACTCACACTCACCGGAGTGGGCCCAGGCTCTTGAACCAGTAAGAAAGCTACCAACTAATGTGGGGGCAAGAATTAGAAGATGTGTTTATGAATCTCTGAATAGAAATCCACCCAATTGGGCCGTAGAGATTCTCGAACACTCCATTAGCAAAGGAGTTTATAAGGGAAATGCATCAGGACCCACAAAGGTGATTTTTttaattagagttaattactgttttcgtccctgtggtttgtcaaaaatcactatttcagtccattagtttaaaaattgcgatttcagtccctgtggtttcactttcgtaaccatttcagtccctgtggtttcactttcgtaaccattttaatccatttattctgttagtacagggactgaaatggttacgaggtggactgaaatggttacgaaagtgaaaccacagggactgaaatcgcaatttttaaactaatggactgaaatagtgatttttgacaaaccacagggacgaaaacagtaattaactctttatttatGGAAATCACCGATGTggcatttttttttcattttagtgTATGTGCATATCCCACATGGCATTTGATGGGCCATTTTATAATTATTAAAGTACATGGACTGTCCcctgtggttaaccaaaattttggatttagttcTTAGTGTTTCATAAGTACACGgagggtccctgtggtttgcactttgtaactcATTTAGTCTCCAACTTTTTCCAACAGTGCATTGATGGTCCCTATGGtatgcactttgtaacacatttagtcacCAAACGTTGGGGACTAactgtgttacaaagtgcaaaatacagggaccatccgtgtacttttggaaaaagttggggactaaatgcattacaaagtgcaaaccacatgagccatttgtgtacttttggaaagctagggaccaaatccaaaattttggtaaaccatagggaccataCAAATACTTTCCTCTAATTATTAAATACACATTTAAAAAAGACCAtgtaagtattttttttttttttaattttcttctcatAAGCATTTTTTTTGCAAGTGGCATGATGGCATCAGTAACATGTAAAATCAGTTGAGGTTGAATACTTGCAAGTTTGTTGTTAAAACAGGAAAGAAAAGTTTGTTTCATTTACGTGCAGatcacatttaaaaaaaaaccattgtaagtatttaaaaaaaaaaccattgtAAGTATTTGTTTTTTAATTCTCTTCTTAAAGTTATTGATGCATGTTTTGGTACTTACTTTAAAACTAATTCAGTCAAAACCGAAAAACAGAGAGCGGTTATTTCAGTTCTTGAAAAAGTGAGAGCTGATATTCCACAACCGAAGCCCACCGAGCAGGAACACCGTGAGTTGGATGAACATGTGTCTTCTATGTCCGATTCGGTATGTATCTTTCTATCTTTCAGTTATGTCATGCATTGCTATGATTAATGTTTGAAAAGGCAGTTTAGGCCCAAATAGACAAAAAATGGTGAATTTTAGTCTTTTTTGTTGGTCTCTTGGGTGAAATAACATTTTTAAACACGCTAGAATAAAGAAAGTGCTTAATAGTTTACGCGTCAATGGGCCAGGTCTGGTCCGGTCTGGTTGAATTTCATATACATCTCTAGAAACATCCTGACCAGCATAATATATACACAAATGAAATTCTAAATGTCATATATATgtgagtaaattacgattttggcccctgtggttatatcacttttacccttttagcccaaaaaggaatcttttaacatctgagctcccaacgtctttttttctaacccttttggcccctaacactaacccatccatttacttttaggggccaaaagggttagaaaaaaaaaatgttgggggccaaaagggttagaaaaaaaaagacgttggggctcagatgttaaaagattcctttttgggctaaaagggtaaaagtgatataaccataaggcccaaaatcgtaatttactctatatacATAGTGCAAGTTTTAAATACAAATGGGTTTTAACGTGCGACGGTACGAAGTGACCAAAATAACGTGCATAATTAGATTTAAACCAACCTATGCGTAAGCTCATGTTAGATGGCAGGCGAGATTTGAATTTTTATAACGTGCATAATTATGCATATAGCATGTGTAATTTCGGTACTGTCGCACGCTAAGAGGCTGTTGTATGATAACaaccatccccccccccccccccccccatatctCTCTTTTTAATAATTAGTTTATCAGATCTACACATTGTTGTAACATGGTCTTTTACTGTGATTTCTAGTGTTTTttacaggttttttttttttttttttttttttttttttttttttttgcaatttacGGTAGTTTTTTGTACAGCGATTTCCAGCAACAACTCTTCAATCATACTTTTGTATGTAGACTAACATGCATTGCTTTATATTTGCAGTTACttgatgataatgataatgatgacGACGACGATGATGATGTAGAATTCGTAGTCCCCAAGCAGGAACAATGTGAGTTGGTTGAAAATACGTCTCCTATGTCAGATTCTCACCTCTTAATTATTTTATACAATCCTATGATCCTTATTGGATATATGGCATTTTAGGCCCACATGCAAAACTTGGTTAATTATGACTCTTTTGTTGGTCTCCGTTTGGGTGAAATAATGTTTCCACACAGGCTAGATCAAAGAAAGTGCTTAGTTTTACGGGTTATAATGGGTTGAGTTCGGTTGTTACCTGTTTTAATTTTCTtaaattttagagtaaattataaACATGGTCCTTTATGTATGttacttattgcaaactgtgtcctttgtgttcaataattacagaaaacgtactcaatgtttgcaaacacttgcaagttatgtcatttagccctaactcaattaatttttgtggttaaatctgaccaaatggaccccacatgagggtatttttgtggttaaatctgaccaaatgggccgcacatgagagtaaaatgaccaaaataccctcatgtgaagtccatttggtcagatttaaccacaaaaaattaaccgAGTTAGGGCTAAATGACATAACTTGTAAGGGTTttcaaacatcgagtacgttttctgtaattattgaagataaaggacatagTTTGTAATAAGTGACacacataaaggacgatttttgtaatttactctaaattttaTATAACTAAAATATTTAAATATCGTTGTAAAATAATTAGTGTTCACACAACCCTTCTTTTAATTATACCGTTTTGCTAATAGCAAGTAATAACTTTTAAAATTGCATttcatatatttaaaaaaaaaaatagaaaaactaACGTGTTAACACAACCCGTTCGACCCATTATTACCCAACCCGACCCAGCCCACTCATTCAGTCGCCTCTAATTTGTATCCTTTTATTGTATAGCTGGAAAAGAACTCATCTTGTCAAAGTGACATAGTTTGTGTCCAAGGCTACAAAGTGAAGCGAAATAATGCAACAATTCTTGAAGCCATTTTCAAGAAGCATGGTGACATTGCAGCTAATTGTGTATTCAAAACATCTTCTACGAGAACACATTTCCTCGAGGTTGTTTGTGAAGTCGTTAGGCGAATTCAAACCGATGATATGGATGAGATGGTGGAAGATATAGAGTGCCAAGTGTCGGATGCAGAAGCCGCCAACGTTAATGTGTCATGGATTCGAGCGCACTTCGAAGCTTTTCACAAAAGAAAGGAGACTAGTAAAAAGTACAGTTTGCTTATGGAAATGAAATCAAACACCGTTTTGGTTAAACAAGCGGCCCAAATGGATCTGAGAGAGAGATGTGCGGAGCTAATGAGTGCGAAAGAACGGATTAAAGATGCTGAAAGGTGTGTGAGAGTGTTGCATCTTGTTGAAAAGAATCTAAATGACGATATCTTGGAATCGAAGTCTAAACTAGACTCATGGGTAGATCATCCGGTTGTATAGGCTAATTAGATCATGCTATGGTATGGTGTGTAAATGTTAGAAGTTTGATAAATGGGCCATAGAATGTCTTGTATTTTGATCAAATGGGGTGCTCCCGCCAAGTTTAAACTTTAAACCTTATGTGTTGTGAACCTTAAATGAATTAAATTAGTA
It encodes:
- the LOC110885799 gene encoding acidic repeat-containing protein isoform X2 is translated as MGRTRERAWRGSSIHPLKPTQKISSITGKTKECARGNTNTQIPNKKLKPTTKLLDDDSDVEMFEPKQQHCELIEIVSSTSVSLLDDDDDDDDDVDNDGSGGDDDDDDDDVDNDGSAGDDDDDDVDNDGSAGDDDDDDNVEISTSKQEHCESVSVLAEASKKISSSVTSKADDIIITNQKEIDTTGESRKEMNVIEDDSHSPEWAQALEPRAVISVLEKVRADIPQPKPTEQEHRELDEHVSSMSDSLLDDNDNDDDDDDDVEFVVPKQEQCELVENTSPMSDSLEKNSSCQSDIVCVQGYKVKRNNATILEAIFKKHGDIAANCVFKTSSTRTHFLEVVCEVVRRIQTDDMDEMVEDIECQVSDAEAANVNVSWIRAHFEAFHKRKETSKKYSLLMEMKSNTVLVKQAAQMDLRERCAELMSAKERIKDAERCVRVLHLVEKNLNDDILESKSKLDSWVDHPVV
- the LOC110885799 gene encoding skeletal aspartic acid-rich protein 1 isoform X1, with the translated sequence MGRTRERAWRGSSIHPLKPTQKISSITGKTKECARGNTNTQIPNKKLKPTTKLLDDDSDVEMFEPKQQHCELIEIVSSTSVSLLDDDDDDDDDVDNDGSGGDDDDDDDDVDNDGSAGDDDDDDVDNDGSAGDDDDDDNVEISTSKQEHCESVSVLAEASKKISSSVTSKADDIIITNQKEIDTTGESRKEMNVIEDDSHSPEWAQALEPVRKLPTNVGARIRRCVYESLNRNPPNWAVEILEHSISKGVYKGNASGPTKRAVISVLEKVRADIPQPKPTEQEHRELDEHVSSMSDSLLDDNDNDDDDDDDVEFVVPKQEQCELVENTSPMSDSLEKNSSCQSDIVCVQGYKVKRNNATILEAIFKKHGDIAANCVFKTSSTRTHFLEVVCEVVRRIQTDDMDEMVEDIECQVSDAEAANVNVSWIRAHFEAFHKRKETSKKYSLLMEMKSNTVLVKQAAQMDLRERCAELMSAKERIKDAERCVRVLHLVEKNLNDDILESKSKLDSWVDHPVV
- the LOC110885799 gene encoding late secretory pathway protein AVL9 isoform X3; protein product: MGRTRERAWRGSSIHPLKPTQKISSITGKTKECARGNTNTQIPNKKLKPTTKLLDDDSDVEMFEPKQQHCELIEIVSSTSVSLLDDDDDDDDDVDNDGSGGDDDDDDDDVDNDGSAGDDDDDDVDNDGSAGDDDDDDNVEISTSKQEHCESVSVLAEASKKISSSVTSKADDIIITNQKEIDTTGESRKEMNVIEDDSHSPEWAQALEPVRKLPTNVGARIRRCVYESLNRNPPNWAVEILEHSISKGVYKGNASGPTKRAVISVLEKVRADIPQPKPTEQEHRELDEHVSSMSDSLLDDNDNDDDDDDDVEFVVPKQEQSGKELILSK